GGTGTGCTGGAGCGTCGCACCGGCCGCAACGGGGGCACATTCGTGCGGGCCGACATCGTGCAGCGCAACGCCGCCGAGTTGGCCGGTCTGCCCGCGCGCCTGCACAGCGGCGGGCACACCAGCACCAGTCGCGTGCTGGGCACCGACCGCAGGCCGGCCACCACCATCGAGGCCGAGGCGCTCGAAGTACCCGACGGCACAGACATCTTCACGGTTCGCCGGTTACGGTTCGCCGACGGTGTGCCGCTGTCGGTGGACCTGGCGTGCTTTGTCGCCGAGCGCATGAACGATCTGCTCGAACAACCGCTCGGCGGCTCGCTCTATGAGCTGCTGCGGGTGCGTTACGGGCTGGTGCCCGCCACCACGACCGAGACGATCGAGGTGGTCAGCGCCAGCCCCCGTGAGGCCCAGTGGCTCGACGTCGCGCACCGCAAACCGCTGGTGGCCATCACGCGCGTGACGCGCGACGAAGCAGGCAGACCGTTCGAGTACGCCTACGACCTGTTCCGCGCCGACCGGGTGCGGCTCACCGCGACCAGCCACGGCACCGTCGGCGCCGTGCAGCGGTCGGTCAACAGCGCGTGAGGCTTCAGTTTCCCTGCCGGCCGGCGCCGACATCCCGCAACGCCGCGATCACACTGTCGAGGTGTGCGCGCATCGCGGCCTCGGCGCGCTCGGGATCCCCGGCGCACACCGTGTCGATGATCGCGATGTGCTCGGCAAGTGACACGGTGATCCGGCCGGGATGCATCGCCAACCGGAACTGGTGGCGGACCAGCTGCCCGCGCAGCCGCTCCAGGATGTCGGCCGCGGTGTGCTGGGCTCCGATCTCACGAACCCGCTTGTGCAGCAACTGGTTCAGCTTCGAGTAGCCCATGACGTCGCCGGACTCGACCGAGGCGGTGAGCGCGGCGCGCAACTCGGTCAGTTCGGCGATCTGCTCAGCGGTGATGTGCTGGGCCGCCTTGGCCGCACAGAGCCCCTCCACCACCATCCGCACCTCGGTGATCTCGACGGCTTCTTCCAGGGACACCGACCGTACCCGTGCTCCCCGGTTCTGGATTCGTTCGATCAGGCCCTGGGTGGCCAGTTCCTGCAACGCACCGCGCACGGCGCTGCGGCTCACCGCAAACTGTTCGCACAGATCGGCCTCGACGAGTCGCTGATTGGGCGCGAACTCCCCGTCGAGGATGGCCGCCCGGATCCGGCC
This region of Mycolicibacterium goodii genomic DNA includes:
- a CDS encoding GntR family transcriptional regulator — protein: MEETSGGPVAEDVRRRILSMLAQGMLRPGSRLGTEREMAETFAVSRSTLRSALLPLSQAGVLERRTGRNGGTFVRADIVQRNAAELAGLPARLHSGGHTSTSRVLGTDRRPATTIEAEALEVPDGTDIFTVRRLRFADGVPLSVDLACFVAERMNDLLEQPLGGSLYELLRVRYGLVPATTTETIEVVSASPREAQWLDVAHRKPLVAITRVTRDEAGRPFEYAYDLFRADRVRLTATSHGTVGAVQRSVNSA
- a CDS encoding GntR family transcriptional regulator — its product is MLVDERGRGSESADVAGRIRAAILDGEFAPNQRLVEADLCEQFAVSRSAVRGALQELATQGLIERIQNRGARVRSVSLEEAVEITEVRMVVEGLCAAKAAQHITAEQIAELTELRAALTASVESGDVMGYSKLNQLLHKRVREIGAQHTAADILERLRGQLVRHQFRLAMHPGRITVSLAEHIAIIDTVCAGDPERAEAAMRAHLDSVIAALRDVGAGRQGN